In Citrus sinensis cultivar Valencia sweet orange chromosome 2, DVS_A1.0, whole genome shotgun sequence, a single genomic region encodes these proteins:
- the LOC107174342 gene encoding cell division control protein 2 homolog produces the protein MGKLKNLNYKKIKKIGAGGYGEVYKCRNKVTGQKVAIKMMTIQTEQEGVPSYIIREVSLLKELEHENIVRLLDVQSGWTDVFLVFEYLDLDLHSFITRHKTTLNLLVIKAILKQILLGLAYCHSLKILHRDLKPNNLLIDLKRNTVKLADFGLARAIGVPQKEYSRDCVYSPYKAPELLLGYTGYSTPIDVWAVGCIFAEMITGKPLFPSKKHDHLSLIFSLLGTPTDESWAESTYISEILPLYPHFEPANLAEKFPNLEPAGVDLLSQMLCLNPKQRITAMDALKHEYLIGVENVPLVLPSSSCISYQCCERNATLSDIIEQNRRELIKNLLKRDV, from the exons ATGGGAAAGCTGAAGAATTTGAACTACAAAAAGATCAAGAAAATAGGAGCAGGCGGCTACGGCGAGGTTTACAAGTGTCGTAATAAAGTAACCGGCCAGAAGGTAGCTATCAAGATGATGACTATTCAGACTGAGCAAGAAGGTGTCCCAAGCTATATTATTAGAGAAGTCTCTCTTCTCAAGGAGTTGGAACATGAAAATATTGTCAG GTTGCTGGATGTACAGAGTGGTTGGACAGACGTGTTTCTTGTCTTTGAGTACTTAGACCTTGATCTGCATTCATTCATCACCAGGCACAAGACCACTTTGAATTTACTCGTTATAAAA GCCATATTAAAGCAAATTCTTCTCGGTTTGGCATATTGTCATTCACTCAAAATTCTGCACAGAGATTTGAAACCAAATAATCTGTTGATAGATCTCAAAAGGAACACAGTGAAACTTGCTGACTTTGGACTTGCCAGAGCTATTGGAGTTCCTCAGAAAGAATATTCTCGTGAT TGTGTATATTCCCCGTATAAGGCACCTGAGCTACTGCTTGGCTACACTGGATACTCTACTCCTATAGACGTGTGGGCTGTGGGCTGTATATTTGCCGAGATGATAACTGGGAAGCCTCTATTCCCTAGCAAAAAGCACGATCACTTGTCACTCATCTTTAG CCTTTTGGGTACACCAACTGATGAATCTTGGGCTGAATCAACTTATATAAGTGAAATCCTTCCTTTGTATCCTCATTTTGAGCCTGCA AATTTGGCTGAAAAGTTTCCCAATTTAGAACCTGCTGGGGTTGATCTTCTGTCT CAAATGCTCTGCTTGAATCCAAAACAGAGAATTACAGCTATGGATGCACTTAAGCACGAGTACCTTATCGGGGTTGAAAATGTTCCCTTGGTATTGCCTTCTTCTAGCTGCATCTCTTACCAGTGCTGTGAAAGGAATGCAACCCTGAGTGATATAATTGAACAAAACCGCCGTGAGTTGATTAAAAACCTTCTGAAGCGAGATGTATAG
- the LOC102610853 gene encoding NADH dehydrogenase [ubiquinone] 1 beta subcomplex subunit 7: protein MEVPGSSKKMIATQEEMVEARVPIPYRDQCAHLLIPLNKCRQAEFYLPWKCENERHSYEKCEYELVMERMLQMQKIREEEAKLKQSQTQKGAPIPLIPKTANA from the coding sequence ATGGAAGTGCCGGGATCATCGAAGAAGATGATCGCAACCCAAGAGGAGATGGTGGAGGCAAGAGTCCCGATTCCATACAGAGACCAGTGCGCGCATTTGCTGATCCCACTGAACAAGTGCAGGCAGGCGGAGTTTTACTTGCCCTGGAAGTGCGAGAACGAGCGCCATTCCTATGAGAAGTGCGAGTACGAACTCGTTATGGAACGTATGTTGCAGATGCAGAAGATCCGTGAAGAGGAGGCCAAATTGAAGCAGTCCCAGACCCAGAAGGGCGCCCCCATCCCTCTTATTCCTAAGACCGCCAATGCTTAG
- the LOC102611447 gene encoding short-chain dehydrogenase reductase ATA1: MEARDDTNKLSSKRLMGKVALITGGARGIGAATAKLFAENGAHIVIADILDELGAALADTIGGRYIHCDVTKEEDVESAVRLAVSWKGQLDIMFNNAGISGSGGSITSLNMEDVKFLLSVNLNGILHGIKHAAKAMIEGQRKGSIICSSSSAAIMGGLASHAYSLSKEAIIGLARSTACELGKHGIRVNCISPHGVPSEMLVNAYRKYLGKADMKPEEVSKMVGESGSLLRGRSASIEDVAQAALFLASEEAGFITAHNLVIDGGYTTGTSSMSFIYQ; this comes from the exons ATGGAGGCACGTGATGACACAAACAAGTTATCTTCAAAGAG ATTGATGGGCAAAGTTGCTTTGATAACTGGCGGAGCAAGAGGGATTGGAGCAGCCACTGCTAAACTATTTGCGGAGAATGGTGCGCACATTGTCATAGCAGACATTCTTGATGAACTCGGCGCTGCTCTAGCCGACACAATAGGCGGCCGGTACATACATTGCGACGTGACAAAGGAAGAAGATGTTGAATCAGCTGTCCGGCTTGCAGTTTCCTGGAAAGGCCAGTTAGACATAATGTTCAACAATGCTGGAATTTCTGGCTCTGGAGGCAGCATCACAAGCCTTAACATGGAAGATGTGAAGTTTCTTCTCTCAGTTAATCTGAATGGCATATTACATGGAATCAAGCATGCGGCGAAGGCCATGATCGAAGGCCAGAGAAAAGGCAGTATTATCTGCAGTTCTAGCTCTGCAGCCATCATGGGCGGCCTTGCATCCCATGCCTATTCGTTGTCAAAAGAGGCAATCATTGGCTTGGCAAGAAGCACAGCCTGCGAGCTGGGCAAGCATGGAATTCGAGTGAACTGCATCTCGCCTCATGGAGTTCCTTCAGAGATGCTTGTGAATGCCTACAGAAAGTACCTGGGGAAAGCTGATATGAAACCTGAAGAAGTGAGCAAGATGGTGGGAGAGAGTGGAAGTTTGCTGCGTGGGAGGAGTGCAAGCATAGAAGATGTGGCACAAGCTGCGCTGTTTCTAGCAAGTGAAGAAGCTGGATTTATAACAGCACACAATCTTGTTATTGATGGAGGTTATACTACAGGTACCAGTAGCATGAGCTTTATCTACCAATAG